The following proteins come from a genomic window of Geminicoccaceae bacterium SCSIO 64248:
- the purD gene encoding phosphoribosylamine--glycine ligase, protein MRVLVVGGGGREHALCWAMAASPLVDTLLCAPGNAGIGDVARCVDVQADDVDGLVRLARDEAIDLVVVGPEVPLVLGLVDRLEAIGVKAFGPSAAAARLEGSKAFAKAFCIRHAIPTAAYRSFGRDEAEAARAYVRGHALPLVVKADGLAAGKGVTIAATHAEAIDALDAAFSGAFGEAGSEVVVEAFMEGEEASLFALSDGANVLELGTAQDHKRAFDGDRGPNTGGMGAYSPAVIMTPGLIERAMAEIVRPTITGMAAEGSPFRGILYVGLMVTRDGPKLVEFNVRFGDPECQVILPRLMTDLGQLLQGAADGMLGHMNVRWHDRHALSVVLAARGYPGSYVRGEPIAGIGAAAADDDVLVFHAGTALDAQGRTVSAGGRVLNVTATGTDLRSARDRAYAAVARIDWPGGFCRRDIGWRALPDAR, encoded by the coding sequence ATGCGCGTCCTGGTCGTCGGCGGCGGCGGCCGCGAGCACGCCCTGTGCTGGGCCATGGCCGCGTCGCCGCTGGTCGACACACTCCTGTGCGCGCCGGGCAACGCCGGCATAGGCGACGTCGCGCGCTGCGTCGACGTGCAGGCGGACGACGTCGACGGTCTCGTTCGCCTGGCAAGGGACGAGGCGATCGATCTCGTCGTGGTCGGGCCCGAGGTGCCGCTCGTCCTGGGACTGGTCGACCGGCTGGAAGCGATCGGCGTCAAGGCGTTCGGCCCGAGCGCGGCGGCCGCGCGCCTGGAGGGCTCGAAAGCCTTCGCCAAGGCGTTCTGCATCCGGCACGCCATCCCGACCGCCGCCTACCGCAGCTTCGGCCGGGACGAGGCCGAGGCGGCGCGCGCCTATGTCCGGGGCCATGCCCTACCGCTGGTCGTCAAGGCCGACGGGCTGGCCGCCGGCAAGGGCGTCACCATCGCGGCCACGCACGCGGAGGCCATCGATGCCCTCGACGCCGCCTTCTCGGGCGCGTTCGGCGAAGCCGGCAGCGAAGTCGTGGTCGAGGCCTTCATGGAGGGCGAGGAAGCCAGCCTGTTCGCGCTTTCCGACGGCGCCAACGTCCTCGAGCTCGGCACGGCGCAGGACCACAAGCGCGCCTTCGACGGCGACCGGGGACCGAACACGGGCGGCATGGGCGCCTACTCGCCGGCCGTGATCATGACGCCCGGTCTGATCGAGCGCGCCATGGCCGAGATCGTGCGGCCGACCATCACGGGCATGGCCGCGGAAGGCAGTCCCTTTCGCGGCATTCTCTATGTCGGGCTGATGGTCACCCGGGACGGCCCGAAGCTTGTCGAGTTCAATGTCCGCTTCGGCGATCCCGAGTGTCAGGTCATCCTGCCGCGCCTGATGACCGACCTCGGCCAACTGCTCCAGGGCGCGGCCGACGGCATGCTCGGCCACATGAACGTCCGCTGGCACGACCGCCACGCCCTGTCGGTCGTCCTCGCCGCCCGGGGCTATCCCGGCAGCTACGTCCGCGGCGAGCCGATCGCGGGCATCGGGGCCGCGGCCGCCGACGACGACGTGCTCGTCTTCCATGCCGGCACGGCGCTGGACGCCCAGGGCCGCACGGTCAGCGCGGGCGGACGCGTGCTGAACGTCACCGCGACCGGCACGGACCTGCGATCCGCCCGGGATCGCGCCTACGCCGCCGTCGCGCGGATCGATTGGCCGGGCGGGTTCTGCCGGCGGGACATCGGCTGGCGTGCCCTGCCCGATGCGCGCTGA
- a CDS encoding L-threonylcarbamoyladenylate synthase produces MDDATLERAAELLRGGRLVAFPTETVYGLGADATNDRAVAGIFAAKRRPSFNPLIVHLADTGQVAALAEWNNRARRAAARFWPGPLTMVLRARADTPISKLATAGLDTIALRVPAHPLARDLLRRTGRPVAAPSANRSESLSPTRAEHVREGLGDAVACVIDGGACPVGVESTVLDLSDERPALLRPGGVARAALEALLGPLAGLAGHASPSAPRAPGQLLRHYAPRTPVRLNATHVEADEVLLGFGPDLPSGGRRQVNLSVSGDLTEAAANLFDALHRLDQVGARCIAVMSVPGTGLGEAINDRLLRSAHSPSTK; encoded by the coding sequence GTGGACGACGCGACGCTGGAGCGGGCAGCCGAGCTGCTCCGCGGCGGCCGCCTCGTCGCGTTCCCGACCGAGACGGTCTACGGCCTCGGCGCCGACGCGACCAACGACCGGGCGGTGGCGGGCATCTTCGCCGCCAAGCGCCGCCCGAGCTTCAACCCGCTGATCGTGCACCTGGCCGACACGGGTCAAGTCGCGGCCCTGGCGGAGTGGAACAACCGGGCGAGGCGCGCGGCGGCGCGCTTCTGGCCCGGGCCGTTGACGATGGTCCTTCGGGCGCGGGCGGACACGCCGATCTCGAAGCTGGCGACGGCCGGCCTGGACACGATCGCCTTGCGGGTCCCGGCGCACCCGCTGGCCCGCGACCTGCTTCGCCGTACCGGCCGCCCGGTGGCCGCGCCCAGCGCCAACCGCTCGGAGAGCCTGAGCCCGACGCGGGCCGAGCACGTCCGGGAGGGTCTCGGCGACGCGGTCGCCTGCGTGATCGACGGCGGCGCCTGTCCGGTCGGCGTCGAGTCGACGGTGCTCGACCTGTCCGACGAGCGACCGGCCCTTCTGCGCCCCGGCGGCGTGGCGCGCGCGGCCCTGGAGGCGCTGCTCGGTCCGCTTGCGGGACTGGCGGGACACGCGTCGCCGAGCGCGCCGAGAGCGCCCGGGCAATTGCTGCGCCACTACGCGCCGCGCACGCCCGTCCGCCTGAACGCCACGCATGTCGAGGCGGACGAGGTGCTGCTCGGCTTCGGCCCGGATCTCCCGAGCGGAGGGCGCCGTCAAGTCAACCTGAGCGTGTCCGGCGACCTGACCGAGGCGGCGGCAAATCTCTTCGACGCGTTGCATCGTCTCGATCAAGTCGGGGCGCGATGCATCGCAGTCATGTCCGTGCCCGGCACTGGCCTGGGCGAGGCGATCAATGACAGGTTGCTCCGCTCAGCTCATTCGCCGTCTACGAAGTGA
- a CDS encoding DUF2628 domain-containing protein encodes MLAEAPAIKTQVDEKPRHPRGEGEAIDTPRAFLGENATYYDEKWRWMDWRGARTSWNAAAAGAFGFWLAYRRMYGLASIQLGWLAVLVLMYAVGFPWFVPLVLHALVAWQFGRFANWIYYQHFIHTAQKVYKRYTGPDERERQLRAAGGINTTAPAVLAALSLAIVVGGYVLFGDGGLFNLSGTVPEATEAVERAIEG; translated from the coding sequence ATGCTTGCGGAAGCTCCGGCGATTAAGACTCAGGTTGATGAAAAGCCCCGGCATCCCCGTGGGGAAGGTGAAGCGATCGATACGCCGCGCGCCTTTCTCGGCGAGAATGCGACCTACTACGACGAGAAATGGCGCTGGATGGACTGGCGCGGTGCCCGCACGAGTTGGAACGCCGCCGCGGCCGGCGCGTTCGGCTTCTGGTTGGCTTACCGCCGCATGTACGGCCTGGCGTCCATTCAGCTCGGCTGGCTGGCCGTGCTCGTCCTCATGTACGCCGTCGGCTTCCCCTGGTTCGTGCCGCTCGTCCTGCACGCCCTGGTCGCCTGGCAGTTCGGACGCTTCGCCAACTGGATCTACTACCAGCACTTCATCCACACGGCGCAGAAGGTCTACAAGCGCTACACCGGCCCCGACGAGCGGGAGAGGCAGCTCCGCGCCGCCGGCGGCATCAACACCACCGCCCCGGCCGTTCTCGCCGCCTTGTCCCTGGCCATTGTCGTCGGCGGCTACGTCCTGTTCGGTGACGGCGGCCTCTTCAACCTCTCGGGCACCGTTCCCGAGGCGACGGAAGCCGTCGAGCGGGCCATCGAAGGTTGA
- the rplU gene encoding 50S ribosomal protein L21: MYAVIRTGGKQYRVAEGDTIRVERLDGDAGSTLELSDVLMVGGDSPKFGAPLVEGASVSAEIVRHERGAKIIVFKKKRRKNYRRTAGHRQDLTVLKINGIGGV, from the coding sequence ATGTACGCAGTCATCCGCACCGGCGGCAAACAGTACCGTGTCGCCGAAGGCGATACGATCCGTGTCGAGCGCCTGGACGGCGACGCGGGCAGCACGCTCGAGCTCAGCGACGTCCTGATGGTCGGTGGCGACAGCCCGAAATTCGGGGCGCCCCTGGTCGAGGGCGCGTCGGTCAGTGCCGAGATCGTCCGCCACGAGCGGGGCGCCAAGATCATCGTCTTCAAGAAGAAGCGCCGGAAGAACTACCGCCGGACCGCCGGTCACCGCCAGGACCTGACCGTCTTGAAGATCAACGGCATCGGCGGCGTCTGA
- the rpmA gene encoding 50S ribosomal protein L27 has product MAHKKAGGSSRNGRDSAGKRLGVKKFGGEHVIPGNIIMRQRGTKWHPGAGVGMGRDFTLFALVEGKVVFRHGWKGRPFIQITPLADAAE; this is encoded by the coding sequence ATGGCTCACAAGAAGGCAGGCGGCAGCTCCCGCAACGGTCGCGACTCCGCAGGCAAGCGCCTGGGCGTCAAGAAGTTCGGCGGCGAGCACGTCATCCCGGGCAACATCATCATGCGCCAGCGCGGCACGAAGTGGCATCCGGGTGCGGGCGTCGGCATGGGCCGCGACTTCACCCTCTTCGCCCTGGTCGAGGGCAAGGTGGTGTTCCGGCACGGATGGAAGGGCCGACCGTTCATCCAGATCACGCCGCTCGCGGACGCGGCTGAGTAG
- the obgE gene encoding GTPase ObgE: MRFLDEVKIWIKSGDGGPGCLSFRREKFLEFGGPNGGDGGKGGDVLAIADAGLNTLIDYRYKQHFRGATGGNGMGKDRHGANGVDAVLKLPVGTQVFAEDGETLIADLTEPGRRLVLCKGGDGGYGNAHFKTATNRAPRRTDPGWPGEERWVWLRLKLLADIGLVGLPNAGKSTFLAAVSRARPKIADYPFTTLAPKLGTVVSDEQSYVIADIPGLIEGAHEGVGLGTRFLGHVERCAVLIHLVDGTAEDVGAAYRTVRAELEAYGHGLADKAELVCLNKVDALTGEETERQRARLAEACGRTPLAISGVAGTGLADGLREAFAQVRSRRERERADAA; the protein is encoded by the coding sequence ATGCGCTTCCTCGACGAAGTCAAGATCTGGATCAAGTCCGGCGACGGCGGCCCCGGCTGCCTCAGCTTCCGGCGTGAGAAATTCCTGGAGTTCGGCGGGCCGAACGGCGGCGACGGCGGCAAGGGCGGCGACGTCCTCGCCATCGCCGACGCCGGCCTGAACACGCTGATCGACTACCGCTACAAGCAGCATTTCCGGGGAGCCACCGGCGGCAACGGCATGGGCAAGGACCGGCACGGCGCGAACGGCGTCGACGCCGTGCTCAAGCTGCCGGTCGGCACGCAGGTCTTCGCCGAGGACGGCGAAACGCTGATCGCCGACCTGACCGAGCCCGGCCGGCGCCTCGTCCTGTGCAAGGGCGGCGACGGCGGCTACGGCAACGCCCATTTCAAGACGGCGACCAACCGCGCGCCCCGGCGGACCGACCCGGGCTGGCCGGGCGAGGAGCGCTGGGTCTGGCTGCGCCTCAAGCTCCTGGCCGACATCGGCCTGGTCGGCCTGCCCAACGCCGGCAAGTCGACCTTCCTGGCCGCGGTCAGCCGCGCCCGCCCGAAGATCGCGGACTACCCCTTCACCACCCTGGCGCCCAAGCTCGGCACCGTGGTCAGCGACGAGCAGTCCTACGTCATCGCCGACATTCCCGGGCTGATCGAGGGGGCGCACGAGGGCGTCGGCCTCGGCACCCGCTTTCTCGGCCATGTCGAGCGCTGCGCCGTCCTGATCCATCTGGTCGACGGCACCGCCGAGGATGTCGGCGCCGCCTACCGGACCGTGCGCGCCGAGCTCGAGGCCTACGGCCATGGCCTGGCGGACAAGGCCGAGCTCGTCTGCCTGAACAAGGTCGACGCCCTGACCGGCGAGGAGACGGAGCGGCAGCGCGCCCGGCTGGCCGAGGCCTGCGGACGGACGCCCCTGGCCATCTCGGGCGTCGCCGGCACCGGCCTCGCCGACGGCCTGCGCGAAGCCTTCGCCCAGGTGCGCTCCCGCCGCGAGCGGGAACGGGCGGACGCGGCATGA
- the proB gene encoding glutamate 5-kinase yields the protein MSTESGAKLLGRARRLTVKVGSSLLLPERNRLDAAWLDSLVADLAALGAQGREIVVVTSGAIAFGRGVLGLRDGTLRLEEKQAAAAVGQIGLAQAWQASLARHGLQAAQILLTLDDTENRRRYLNGRATLEALIRLRVVPVVNENDTVATTEIRFGDNDRLSARVAVMASCNVLVLLSDVDGLYTGDPRRDPEAVHVPVVNAMTPMIQAMAGGSGSAVGTGGMITKLAAAEIATGAGCAVVLASGRGHHPLRRLQDGERCTLFKARATPRRARKDWLAGRLDAMGTLVLDDGAVRALLRGGSLLPAGVRRVEGSFGKGDAVLLQAPDGRVIAKGLCSYDAADAVLIAGCRTEDIETRLGYRGRNELVHRDDLVLL from the coding sequence ATGAGCACGGAGTCGGGCGCGAAGCTTCTCGGCCGCGCCCGGCGGCTCACCGTCAAGGTCGGCTCGTCCCTGCTCCTGCCCGAGCGCAACCGGCTCGACGCCGCCTGGCTGGACAGCCTGGTCGCCGACCTGGCCGCGCTCGGCGCGCAGGGGCGCGAGATCGTGGTCGTGACCTCGGGCGCGATCGCGTTCGGACGCGGCGTGCTCGGCCTGCGGGACGGCACCCTGCGCCTGGAGGAGAAGCAGGCCGCCGCCGCCGTCGGCCAGATCGGCCTGGCCCAGGCCTGGCAGGCGAGCCTCGCGCGCCACGGCCTCCAGGCGGCGCAGATCCTCTTGACCCTCGACGACACCGAGAACCGTCGGCGCTACCTCAACGGCCGCGCCACGCTCGAGGCGTTGATCCGCCTGCGCGTCGTCCCGGTGGTCAACGAGAACGACACGGTCGCGACCACCGAGATCCGCTTCGGCGACAACGACCGGCTGTCGGCGCGCGTCGCGGTCATGGCCAGCTGCAACGTCCTCGTCCTCCTGTCCGACGTCGACGGCCTCTACACCGGCGATCCGAGGCGCGATCCCGAGGCCGTGCACGTGCCGGTCGTGAACGCGATGACGCCCATGATCCAGGCCATGGCGGGCGGCAGCGGCAGCGCGGTCGGCACGGGCGGCATGATCACCAAGCTGGCCGCCGCCGAGATCGCGACCGGCGCCGGCTGCGCCGTCGTGCTCGCGTCGGGCCGCGGGCATCATCCCCTGCGCCGCCTGCAGGACGGCGAGCGTTGCACCCTGTTCAAGGCGCGGGCGACGCCGCGCCGGGCGCGCAAGGACTGGCTGGCCGGACGGCTCGACGCGATGGGCACGCTGGTGCTCGACGACGGCGCGGTACGCGCCCTTCTCCGGGGCGGCAGCCTCCTGCCGGCCGGCGTGCGCCGCGTCGAGGGCAGCTTCGGCAAGGGCGACGCCGTGCTGCTCCAGGCCCCCGACGGGCGGGTGATCGCCAAGGGCCTGTGCTCCTACGACGCCGCCGACGCCGTGCTGATCGCCGGGTGCAGGACCGAAGACATCGAGACGCGGCTGGGCTACCGTGGCCGCAACGAGCTGGTGCACCGTGACGATCTGGTGCTGCTCTGA
- a CDS encoding glutamate-5-semialdehyde dehydrogenase, whose product MASVLKRTLEADMDALGRRARAAAATLALAPGDAKNEALRLAARTVRERADAIQAINADEVAQARARSLGDALVDRLTLSPARIEAMAASLEAIADLPDPVGEVMASWERPNGLRIERVRTPLGVIGVIYESRPNVTADAGALCLKAGNAAILRGGSESFGSSGAILECLQEGLRQAGLPETAIQRVPTTDREAVGALLRMNGHVDVIVPRGGRSLIERVQREARMPVFAHLDGNCHVYLHRSAEPDMAIAIVANAKMRRTGICGAAETLLCDRDAATSLLPPVLSALIAQGCEIRGDAGTQALDPRVQPADEADWATEFLDAIIAVKQVEGLDDAIDHIARYGSHHTESIVASDKAAADRFLAEVDSAIVMHNASTQFADGGEFGMGAEIGISTGRMHARGPVGVEQLTSFKYKLRGTGQVRPA is encoded by the coding sequence GTGGCCTCCGTCCTGAAGCGCACGCTGGAAGCCGATATGGACGCCCTGGGGCGTCGGGCGCGGGCCGCCGCCGCCACGCTGGCCTTGGCGCCGGGCGACGCGAAGAACGAGGCTCTGCGCCTCGCCGCGCGGACGGTGCGCGAGCGCGCCGACGCGATCCAGGCGATCAACGCGGACGAGGTCGCCCAGGCGCGCGCGCGGTCGCTGGGCGACGCCCTGGTCGATCGCCTGACCCTGTCGCCCGCGCGGATCGAAGCGATGGCCGCCAGCCTGGAGGCGATCGCGGACCTGCCGGACCCTGTCGGCGAGGTCATGGCGAGCTGGGAACGGCCGAACGGGTTGCGGATCGAGCGGGTGCGCACGCCGCTCGGCGTGATCGGCGTCATCTATGAGAGCCGCCCCAACGTCACGGCCGACGCCGGGGCGCTCTGCCTCAAGGCCGGCAACGCGGCGATCCTGCGGGGCGGCAGCGAGAGCTTCGGCTCGTCGGGCGCCATCCTCGAATGCCTGCAGGAGGGCCTGCGCCAGGCCGGCCTGCCCGAGACGGCGATCCAGCGCGTGCCGACCACGGATCGCGAGGCCGTGGGCGCGCTTCTGCGCATGAACGGCCATGTCGACGTCATCGTGCCGCGCGGCGGCCGCTCGCTGATCGAGCGCGTGCAGCGCGAGGCGCGCATGCCGGTCTTCGCCCATCTCGACGGCAACTGCCACGTCTATCTGCACCGGTCGGCCGAGCCCGACATGGCGATCGCGATCGTCGCCAACGCGAAGATGCGCCGGACCGGCATTTGCGGCGCGGCCGAGACGCTCTTGTGCGACCGGGACGCGGCCACGAGCCTCCTGCCGCCGGTCTTGAGCGCGCTGATCGCCCAGGGCTGCGAGATCCGCGGCGACGCCGGCACCCAGGCGCTCGATCCCCGGGTCCAGCCGGCCGACGAGGCCGATTGGGCGACGGAGTTCCTGGACGCGATCATCGCCGTGAAGCAGGTGGAAGGCCTCGACGACGCCATCGATCACATCGCCCGCTACGGCTCGCACCATACCGAGAGCATCGTCGCGAGCGACAAGGCGGCCGCCGACCGCTTCCTGGCCGAGGTCGACAGCGCCATCGTCATGCACAACGCGTCGACCCAGTTCGCCGATGGCGGCGAGTTCGGCATGGGCGCCGAGATCGGCATCTCGACCGGCCGGATGCACGCGCGCGGCCCGGTCGGCGTCGAGCAGCTGACCAGCTTCAAGTACAAGCTCCGCGGCACGGGCCAGGTCCGCCCGGCGTGA
- a CDS encoding nicotinate-nucleotide adenylyltransferase: protein MTAPLQGRHDRVDLRRPVARINRPATDTAPPPRERRRLAVGLLGGSFNPAHEGHRQISLALMRALGLDRVWWLVSPQNPLKPSGETADMDERIATARQVSRHPRIVVSDAERRLGTRFTVDTLSRLVRRRGPRFVWLIGADNLVQMPRWRGWRRIFGLVPVAIVDREPYSYAALGGLAASAYRYGRLPAGQARRIAASPPPAWIFLRLRRHPASSTAIRRGRNPNRPVGIPNAEERP, encoded by the coding sequence GTGACCGCGCCCCTGCAAGGCCGGCACGATCGCGTCGATCTCCGGCGCCCGGTCGCCCGGATCAACCGGCCGGCGACGGACACGGCGCCACCGCCCAGGGAGCGGCGCCGGCTGGCGGTCGGCCTGCTCGGCGGCTCGTTCAATCCGGCGCACGAGGGCCACCGGCAGATCAGCCTGGCCCTGATGCGAGCGCTCGGCCTGGACCGGGTCTGGTGGCTGGTCTCGCCGCAGAACCCGCTCAAGCCGTCCGGCGAGACGGCGGACATGGACGAGCGGATCGCGACGGCCCGACAGGTCAGCCGCCACCCGCGCATCGTGGTGAGCGATGCCGAACGCCGCCTGGGCACGCGCTTCACGGTCGACACGCTGAGCCGGCTGGTCCGCCGGCGCGGCCCGCGCTTCGTCTGGCTGATCGGCGCCGACAATCTGGTGCAAATGCCACGCTGGCGCGGGTGGCGACGCATCTTCGGGCTGGTGCCGGTTGCGATCGTGGATCGCGAACCCTATTCTTATGCTGCGTTGGGTGGTCTTGCCGCGAGCGCGTATCGATACGGACGCCTCCCGGCTGGACAGGCCAGACGCATCGCCGCGTCGCCGCCGCCGGCATGGATCTTTCTCCGCCTGCGTCGGCACCCGGCATCGAGCACAGCGATCCGGCGAGGCAGGAATCCGAACCGGCCCGTCGGCATCCCTAACGCGGAGGAGCGGCCATAA
- the rsfS gene encoding ribosome silencing factor, producing the protein MQAPQGADVLSLVETSLDDDKAILPVTLDLRGKTTIADFMVIATGTSQRHISSMADKLVTRLKAEEIGNVTLEGGDDADWVLIDAGDVIVHLFRDEARGFYNLEKLWGDAELERAPIAANA; encoded by the coding sequence GTGCAGGCGCCTCAAGGCGCCGACGTTCTGAGCTTGGTCGAGACGTCCTTGGACGACGACAAGGCGATCTTGCCCGTGACCCTCGATCTGCGCGGCAAGACCACGATCGCCGATTTCATGGTGATCGCCACCGGCACATCGCAGCGGCATATCTCGAGCATGGCCGACAAGCTCGTGACCCGGCTGAAAGCCGAGGAGATCGGCAACGTCACCCTGGAAGGCGGCGACGACGCCGACTGGGTGCTGATCGACGCCGGCGACGTGATCGTGCATCTGTTCCGCGACGAGGCGCGCGGCTTCTACAATCTTGAGAAGCTCTGGGGCGACGCGGAGCTCGAGCGCGCGCCGATCGCCGCGAACGCCTGA
- the rlmH gene encoding 23S rRNA (pseudouridine(1915)-N(3))-methyltransferase RlmH, whose amino-acid sequence MRLTVIAAGRARSGPFADLVQDYASRLAWPFQVVEIVSKRPEGPERQADEAERLLRAVPDGAVTVALDGRGRNLPSAALAERLQGWIDEGRRDVAFLIGGADGLTEPVRRRADLLLAFGAQTWPHMLVRVMLVEQIYRATTILAGHPYHRA is encoded by the coding sequence CTGCGCCTGACGGTGATCGCGGCGGGCCGCGCGCGATCGGGCCCGTTCGCCGATCTCGTCCAGGACTACGCCTCGCGCCTTGCGTGGCCGTTCCAGGTCGTCGAGATCGTCTCGAAGCGGCCGGAGGGCCCCGAGCGTCAGGCCGACGAAGCCGAACGTCTCCTGCGTGCCGTGCCCGACGGCGCGGTGACCGTGGCTCTCGACGGCCGGGGCCGCAACCTGCCGAGCGCAGCCTTGGCCGAACGGCTGCAGGGCTGGATCGACGAGGGCCGGCGTGACGTCGCCTTCCTGATCGGCGGCGCCGACGGCCTGACGGAGCCCGTCCGCCGACGCGCCGACCTTCTCCTGGCCTTCGGCGCCCAGACCTGGCCGCATATGCTGGTCCGCGTCATGCTGGTCGAGCAGATCTACCGGGCGACGACGATCCTGGCCGGCCACCCCTATCATCGCGCCTGA
- a CDS encoding class I SAM-dependent methyltransferase, whose product MDEQAIRDFWQVHPCGDGQVSKRDFNDYELFFKEYDAFRYKKEGHILGCLDAIDFNGKRVLEIGLGQGAESEQLIRRGAVWTGLDLTEEAVDRTRTRLTIKNLPFEDVVRGSALDMPFAPGQFDMVFSHGVLHHIPDIAKAQSEIHRVLKDDGELVAMVYARASLNYLVSIAIVRRLGLIGMMALGLKPGGIYGQHIENAKKVGLWRYLAMDEFIHRNTDGPLNPYAKVYDLHAAEVDFKDFEVTRSYQRFMYAPPLPVEWMPFERQLGWHLWLHMKKKGR is encoded by the coding sequence ATGGACGAACAGGCGATCCGTGACTTCTGGCAGGTCCACCCCTGCGGCGACGGTCAGGTCAGCAAGCGCGATTTCAACGACTACGAGCTGTTCTTCAAGGAATACGACGCCTTCCGCTACAAGAAGGAAGGCCACATCCTCGGCTGTCTCGACGCCATCGACTTCAACGGCAAGCGCGTGCTCGAGATCGGCCTCGGCCAGGGGGCCGAGAGCGAGCAGCTGATCCGCCGGGGCGCTGTGTGGACCGGGCTCGACCTGACCGAGGAGGCGGTGGACCGGACGCGCACCCGGCTGACCATCAAGAACCTGCCGTTCGAGGACGTCGTGCGCGGCTCGGCGCTGGACATGCCCTTCGCGCCCGGCCAGTTCGACATGGTCTTCAGCCACGGCGTCCTGCATCACATCCCCGACATCGCCAAGGCGCAGAGCGAGATCCACCGCGTCCTCAAGGACGACGGCGAGCTGGTCGCCATGGTCTATGCCCGGGCGTCGCTCAACTATCTCGTCTCGATCGCCATCGTGCGCCGGCTGGGCCTGATCGGCATGATGGCGCTGGGCCTCAAGCCGGGCGGCATCTACGGCCAGCATATCGAGAATGCCAAGAAGGTCGGCCTGTGGCGCTATCTGGCGATGGACGAGTTCATCCACCGCAACACCGACGGTCCGCTCAACCCGTACGCCAAGGTCTACGACCTCCACGCCGCCGAGGTCGACTTCAAGGATTTCGAGGTCACCAGGAGCTATCAGCGCTTCATGTACGCTCCGCCTCTGCCGGTGGAATGGATGCCGTTCGAGCGGCAGCTCGGCTGGCACCTCTGGCTGCACATGAAGAAGAAGGGGCGCTGA
- a CDS encoding DMT family transporter has translation MSEAIRSVTPAPVRALASRPTLGVMLMILVTLSTTLQDTLAKALVADYPLMTVAWARYAFAFLIVCAVGTVRAGPGRVFATSHPRTQVIRGVIVLASTVFSWAALRHLPLVDNASIGFAAPMFVTLLAIPLLGEVVGWRRWMAVVVGLAGVLIVLRPGLGVVHPAAGFSLCAALCFALYQVLTRRIAADESIWAQQAYTSLFGAVVLTAALPWAGDLPDSAGGWLLFVLLGGVGVVSHGLVVGALACAPASLLSPFLYVQLIWATLAGFLLFGDLPDRWTVLGATIVIGSGLYVFYRETVRSRLKPAQKGSLPRA, from the coding sequence ATGAGTGAAGCGATTCGTTCCGTGACGCCGGCGCCCGTAAGGGCTCTCGCTTCGCGTCCGACCCTGGGCGTGATGCTCATGATCCTGGTCACCCTCTCGACCACCCTGCAGGACACGCTCGCCAAGGCGCTGGTGGCCGACTACCCGTTGATGACGGTCGCCTGGGCGCGCTACGCCTTCGCCTTCCTGATCGTGTGCGCGGTCGGGACGGTCCGGGCCGGGCCGGGCCGGGTCTTCGCCACCAGCCATCCGCGGACCCAGGTTATCCGGGGCGTCATCGTCCTCGCCTCGACCGTGTTCTCCTGGGCGGCGCTGCGCCACCTGCCCCTGGTCGACAACGCCTCGATCGGCTTCGCGGCGCCCATGTTCGTCACCCTCCTGGCCATCCCGCTGCTCGGCGAGGTAGTCGGCTGGCGGCGGTGGATGGCGGTGGTCGTCGGCCTGGCGGGCGTCCTGATCGTGCTGCGGCCGGGCCTGGGCGTGGTCCATCCCGCCGCCGGCTTCTCGCTCTGCGCCGCGCTCTGCTTCGCCCTCTACCAGGTCCTCACGCGCCGGATCGCGGCCGACGAGTCCATCTGGGCCCAGCAGGCCTACACCTCGCTGTTCGGCGCCGTCGTGCTGACCGCGGCGCTGCCCTGGGCGGGGGACCTGCCCGACAGCGCGGGCGGCTGGCTGCTGTTCGTCCTTCTGGGCGGCGTCGGCGTCGTCAGCCACGGCCTGGTGGTGGGCGCTCTCGCCTGCGCGCCCGCCTCGCTGCTCTCGCCTTTCCTGTATGTCCAGCTGATTTGGGCGACGCTCGCCGGCTTCCTGCTGTTCGGCGACCTGCCGGATCGCTGGACGGTGCTGGGCGCCACGATCGTGATCGGCAGCGGCCTGTACGTCTTCTATCGCGAGACCGTGCGCTCACGGCTGAAGCCGGCCCAGAAGGGCAGCCTGCCGCGCGCATGA